From Aquificaceae bacterium:
AGGTCTGCAGACTTTGTTATAGGTTTCCTTGTCCTGTGCGTTAAGACTTACCGACCACACATCCACAAGACCCTTTAATTCTCTTAGCTTTTCCTTTGGAAGGAAGGTAAACATGAGCCCGTTGGTATCTACACGCACCTTACCACCTTTCTCCTTTACCCACTTGGCTATTTCCTTGAGAGCAGAAAACCTCAAAGTAGGCTCGCCGTATCCACAGAAGACTATCTCTTCGTATTTTGTAGGGTCTCCTATTTCCCTTATCACCTCTTCCACAGAGGGGTCTCTGGATACCCAAACCCAATAGCCCTTTACCATAAAGTTTCTCTCCCTTTCCCTTTGACAAAACTCACAATGGAGATTGCACTTGTTGGTAAGGTTTATGTATAGCTTGTTGTTTATTACATAGGTTATGGTTTCCTTACGACCGTTGGTGGAGAGGTTAAAGAGCAGTTTGGCGTTTTCTGAGGTCATCCTCTCTATGTCTTCAAAGGAGCTGTTGGGGATAAGTTGTGCCATAACCTCTGCGGTGTAGCGTATGTAGGGTGGCTTGTTGGGTTTGCCTCGCACAGGCTGAGGTGCCAAGAAGGGTGCGTCCGTTTCAATGAGCAGTCTGTAGGTAGGTGTCCTCTTTACCACTTCTCTGAGGTTTTGAGCGTTGGGGTAGGTAATTATGCCAGAGTAGGATATATAAAAGCCTAAGTCAAGACAGGCTTTCATAAACTCGTAAGAACCCGTAAAACAGTGCATTACGCCACCCACTTCGTATGCCTTCTCCTCTTTCAAAATCCTTATGGTTTCCTTTTCCGCCTCCCTTGAATGCACCACAATGGGAAGTCCAAGCTCCTTGGCTATGGCTATCTGTTTTCTAAAGACCTCTTCTTGTTTTTTTCTATCAGAGTAGTCCTTATAAAAATCCAGACCCATCTCTCCGAGAGCTTTCACCTTTGGATATCTTTGTGCGGTCTCCTTTAGCCACAGTAGGTCTTCTTCCTTTACCTTGTCCGCCTCATGGGGATGAAAGCCTATCGCACAAAAGACATGAGGGTTTTCCTCAGAGAGCCTTATGGCGTTTTTTATGGTTTTCTTATCGTATCCTACCGTTATAAGATACTCCAATCCCTTGTCCTGGAGGGTTTCCTCCAAGTCTTCCTTCTTCAAAAGGTCAAGGTGGCAGTGCGTGTCTATCATAGTGATAAAAAGATATCTTCCAAAGGCTTTCTTTCAATGCGACTTATCATAGGCTAAAGTGTTCCTTTATCCTTTTCACTATCTTTTCTGGACTAAAGCCAAAGTGTTCCATAAGCACATCGCCCGGTGCGGACTTGCCAAAGGTGTCAAGTCCTATAACAAGTCCTTCAGGTCCCACATACTTGTGCCAGCATAGGCTTCTTCCAGCTTCTACCGCCACCCTTTTTCTTACCTCTGGGGGTAATATTGACCTTTTGTATTCTTCCTCTTGGCTTTCAAAGACCTCAAAGCTCGCCATGTTAACCACTCTTACCTTTAGACCTTCCTGAGAGAGCATTTCACCAGCCCTTAGCGTTGGGTGGACTTCTGAACCACTCGCTATTAAGATTAGCTCTGGCATACCCTCACAGTCAAGGAGTGTGTAAGCACCTTTTGTGATGTTTTGTGCTGGTGGATACTTAGACCTGTCTATTAGGGGTAGCTTTTGTCTTGTGAGTATGAGTGCGGTTGGTCCCTCTTTTCTTTGGATTGCCATGTCCCATGCTACTGCAGTTTCATTGGCATCCGCAGGTCTTATAACCCAAAGATTAGGAATGAGCCTCAAAGAAGAGAGCTGTTCCACTGGTTGATGGGTTGGACCATCCTCTCCAAGCCCTATGGAATCATGGGTAAAGACATAAATTACCTGCAAACCGGACATACTGGCGAGCCTAATGGAGGGTCTCATGTAGTCAGAAAAGACAAGAAAAGTCCCACCATAAGGCAGGATGCCACCATGGTATGCCATACCGTTAAGTATGGCACCCATTCCATGCTCTCTTACGCCAAAGTGCAGGTTTCTTCCAGTAGGGTTCTCCGCAGAAAAGTCTCCCATGCCATGCAAGTAGGTGTTGTTAGACTCAGATAGGTCTGCAGAGCCACCAAAGAGGGTAGGTATATGGGGAGCTATGGCATTTAAAACCTTACCGCTTGCTTGACGGGTTGCCATAGCCTCTGTGAAAACTGGGATATGTTTTCTGTATTCCTCTCCCCAGTCCCTTTTGAAAACCCTAAGGAGTTCTTGTGCCAGCTCTGGATAGCTCTTAGCGTATGCATCAAAGAGCCTGTTCCACTCTTCCTCAAGCTCTTTGCCCCTTTTTATTTTCTCCTCTCTATAGCTTAAGGCTTCCTCTGGCACATAAAAGTCCTCTTCTACCCACTTGAGGTTTCTCTTCGTCTCAAGTGCCTTTTCCCTTCCCAAGGGTGCACCGTGCACGCTGGCATCGTCCTGCTTTGGAGAGCCATAGCCAAGATGCGTTCTGACTGAGATAAAGGAAGGTTTCTCCTTTTGAGAAAGGGCATTCCTTATAGCCTTCTCAAGCTCCTCAAGGTTGTAGCCATCCTCTATGTGCTGGACATACCAGCCAAAAGCGGAAAACCTCTTGCATACATCCTCAGACCAAGCAAGGGATGTGGGTCCATCTATGGAAACCTTATTGTTGTCCCAGATTACTATGAGCTTGTGGAGTTTCCAGTGTCCTGCAAGCTCTCCCACTTCGCAGGATATACCCTCCATAAGGTCTCCGTCGCTTACCAGTGCAAAGGTATAGTGGTCTATTATAGGAAAGCCCTCTCTGTTAAAGTAAGAGGCAAGATACTTTTCTGCAAGTGCCATACCTACCGCATTGCCTATACCTTGACCAAGTGGTCCAGTGGTAGCCTCCACGCCGGGAGTGAGAAAGCTCTCGGGATGTCCTGGAGTTTTACTACCGAGTTGTCTAAAAGCCTTTAGGTCTTCCAGCGT
This genomic window contains:
- a CDS encoding YchF/TatD family DNA exonuclease codes for the protein MIDTHCHLDLLKKEDLEETLQDKGLEYLITVGYDKKTIKNAIRLSEENPHVFCAIGFHPHEADKVKEEDLLWLKETAQRYPKVKALGEMGLDFYKDYSDRKKQEEVFRKQIAIAKELGLPIVVHSREAEKETIRILKEEKAYEVGGVMHCFTGSYEFMKACLDLGFYISYSGIITYPNAQNLREVVKRTPTYRLLIETDAPFLAPQPVRGKPNKPPYIRYTAEVMAQLIPNSSFEDIERMTSENAKLLFNLSTNGRKETITYVINNKLYINLTNKCNLHCEFCQRERERNFMVKGYWVWVSRDPSVEEVIREIGDPTKYEEIVFCGYGEPTLRFSALKEIAKWVKEKGGKVRVDTNGLMFTFLPKEKLRELKGLVDVWSVSLNAQDKETYNKVCRPAQGDAFEKVVEFIKEAVKEGFEVVATAVDYEGVDMKKTEELARSLGARFRGRIYESVG
- the tkt gene encoding transketolase, with protein sequence MSRDEILINTIRFLSVDQVERAKSGHPGMPLGASHIAYLIFDRFLRFNPKNPNWINRDRFVLSAGHASAMLYSLLFVMGYDLTLEDLKAFRQLGSKTPGHPESFLTPGVEATTGPLGQGIGNAVGMALAEKYLASYFNREGFPIIDHYTFALVSDGDLMEGISCEVGELAGHWKLHKLIVIWDNNKVSIDGPTSLAWSEDVCKRFSAFGWYVQHIEDGYNLEELEKAIRNALSQKEKPSFISVRTHLGYGSPKQDDASVHGAPLGREKALETKRNLKWVEEDFYVPEEALSYREEKIKRGKELEEEWNRLFDAYAKSYPELAQELLRVFKRDWGEEYRKHIPVFTEAMATRQASGKVLNAIAPHIPTLFGGSADLSESNNTYLHGMGDFSAENPTGRNLHFGVREHGMGAILNGMAYHGGILPYGGTFLVFSDYMRPSIRLASMSGLQVIYVFTHDSIGLGEDGPTHQPVEQLSSLRLIPNLWVIRPADANETAVAWDMAIQRKEGPTALILTRQKLPLIDRSKYPPAQNITKGAYTLLDCEGMPELILIASGSEVHPTLRAGEMLSQEGLKVRVVNMASFEVFESQEEEYKRSILPPEVRKRVAVEAGRSLCWHKYVGPEGLVIGLDTFGKSAPGDVLMEHFGFSPEKIVKRIKEHFSL